GGCTGACTCGTTACACGCCCGACGGCCAGATCGATCGTGTCGTCGAGATCCCGACCCGTCGCCCGACGTGCCCTGCGTTCGGCGGTGCGGATCTGTGTTCGCTGTTCGTCACCAGCGCCAACCACAACCTGACCGCCGCGGAGCGGCTCTCCGATCCGCACGCCGGCGCCGCTTTTCTCCTGGGGCTTGACGATGTGCAAGGCCTGCCCCCGAACCTGTTCGCCCTTTGAAAGGACAATTCCATGCGCAAGAGAAACTGGTCCGCCGTCGCCGTCGCGTTTTTGGTCAACAGTGCCGGATGCAACAAGCAGAGCGAGGCGCCGGCCCCGGCGCCCACGCCCGCCAAGACCGAAGAAGCCCCCAAACCCGCCGCTGCGTCCGACGACGGCAACTTGGGCCCGAAGGTGGTCCCCGGGCCCGGCTACCTGCCGGAGTGCTTTGCGCCGTGGAGCAAGGACACCAAGTACCTCCAATGGCCGGCGAAGAAGCCGCCGTTCCGCATCGCGCTGGTCAACGGGTACGTGGGCAACGCCTGGCGCATCCAGATGGTCAAGACGGCCAAGGCCTTCGCCAAGGATCCGGCGGTGGCCCCGCTGCTCAAAGAGTTCAAGGTCGTCTCGACCGGCACTGACATCGCCGCGCAGCTGGGCGCCATCGAGGACTTCATCAACCAGGGCTACGACGGCATCGTCACGCTGGCGGTCAGCCCCGAGGGCTTCGACCGGGTGATTCGCCTGGCCGATAAAAAAGGCGTCATCATCGTCCCGTTCGACAATGTCCTCGACACCGACAAGGTCATGGAGGTCAACGAAGACCAGCTGTCGATGGGCAAGCAGTGGGGCGAGTTCCTGGACAAGATCCTCAAGGGCAGAGGCAAGGTGCTGGAGGTGCGCGGTCTGCAGGGCAACTCGACCGAACGTGATCGCCACGCCGGGTTCCACCAGATCATGGACGGCAAGAAGTACGAAATCACCGAGGTGGTGGGAAGCTGGGACGACGGCAAGGCGCAAAAGGCGGTGGCCGACGCGCTGGCGGTTCACCACAAGTTCGACGCGATGATGGTGCAAGGCGGATCGACCGGGGCCATCCGCGCGCTGCTGGACGCCGGCCACAAGCCGATCCCGGTGGCCACCGAGGCGGAGAACGGCGCCCGCAAGCTGATCGCCAAGTACCACACCAAGGGAATGAAGGGCCTGTCGCTGGGACAGTCACCCGGCCTGGCCGCCATCGCCATGAAGGCGGTCATCGAGGGACTGCAGGGCAAGGTGCTGCCGCAGAAGATCTCGGTGCCGATCCCGGCCGCCGACGACACCACACTGAAGGACGGCGACAACTATTATTCGAAGCTGTCAGACAATTTCTTCACGCCGAACGAATTTCCTCCCTGCGGCGTGAATATCTCTGGCGTGAAGATCATGAACGAGTCGGAGACCGACGTGAAATAGCGTCGTTTCCGCGCTTGCGACGCCGGTGACGCCGACGTCGCAGGCGAGGCAGACCTGGTCAGCTCAGGCCGGTCAGAACGCCCGCGTACCGCGGGTCCCCGAACGAGGGGGCGGGGATGCCGAACATGTTGACGAACGCCGCCAGAAGTTGATTGTGCGGTTGACCGTTATAAGTCACGAAACGGCCGGGGCGCATATTGCCGTTGCCTTTGCCCGCCAGAACGATGGGCAGGTTGTGTCGGTCGTGGGTCAGCCCGTCTTGTTGCTCGTTCACCCAGGCCACCACCGAACTGTCCAGCACGGAGGTTCCCCCGTCGTCGGTGGTGGCGCTCAACTTGTCCAACAGATAGCTGAGCTGTTGCGCAAACCAGTTGTTCACCCGGGTGAGGTCCGCGGCCTTGGTCGAGTCGTGCGACATCAGGTGATGCTCGCCGCTGGCCATCACCTGGGTGTGAACCACCGGGCTCTCGGCGATCGACCATTGCAGCGTCGCCACGCGGGTGAGATCGCACGCCATCGCCAAGGCCAGCAGATCCATCTGGGCCTTCCCGATCGCTGGGAAGTCGCCCACGCACGTCGCTGGGCGCCCGTCCTGCAGACAGGCCCGCGGCGTCAGGCTGACGGTCGGCGCCATCGGCACCGCCCCGTGACAGCTCTGGCCGGTGTTCAAGCTGCTGATCTCTTTTTCTAGCTCCCGGATCGACGTGACGTGATGGTCCAGCTTGCTGCGGTCATCCGCGCCGACCTTGGTCATCAGCGACATATAGTTCGAAAGTACGGCGTCCAGCACCGTACCGCGCCGTTTTTGCAGCGCCTGCATATCGGCCTGCGTGGCCGTGGTGTCGCCAAACAGCGTCGTGAAGACTTTGCCTGGGTCGTCCATCGGCGTGATCGGATCGTACGAATCCCGGTACGTCAGTCGCGTCACCATCGGCTCGAGAATCGTGCTGGTCGAATTAACGCCCAAGGCCAGCGACGACAGCTTGGTGCTGCCGCCGATGGCCTTGGCGATGACCTGATCGACCGAAGGGCCGCCGGACGATCCATCGATGATGTGCCCGGCGCGGCCGAGACCGCTGGGTCCGATCTTCATGCCGACCCCGGTCATCAGGGTTCCCATCCCCTGATCGTGCGGGTTGCCGCCCGGCGAGGTGTACGACATCTCGTTGTTCAACCCGGGCATGATCAACAGATCGGGAATGTGACTCTGCAGCGGGCTCAGAATATTGGAGAGAGTGAACGTGGTCTCATTGCCGGTGGGCTTCCACGCGTTCATGATCGTGCCGTTGGCGCTGAAGAAGACGATGAACCGCTTGGCCACCGCGCCTGCCGCGCGCGCGCGCCGCGGGCCGATCATGGCGCTCAGCAAAGGAAGGCCGATGGCGACGCCACCAGCGCCGCGAAGCACGGTACGACGGCTGAGCGTTTTCATTAGTGCACCACCTGCAGCTGCAGGAACGCTGGCGTTTGGGTCATCGCAACCGCCAAATCAAGAATCTGACGTTTGTTGGATTGGAACTGGGAAGCCAGCTTTTGAATGGTCGGATCGTCGTCGGTTGTCTCGAAGCGCCCGAAGCCGAAGCGGAAGAATTGCTTGACCATGCAGGCGCTGACCTGATCGCTGCCGGCTAATTTCTTGGCCAGCGCGACCGCGCCCACGAACGGACCGTCCACGTCGGTGCCGCTCAACTCGCCCGAGACATCGATCGGCAAACCGCCCTCCTGGTCACGCCATTTCCCGACGCCGTCAAAGTTCTCCATGGTCAGCCCGATCGGATCCATCAGCGCGTGGCAGGTGGCGCAGACCGGATCGGAACGGTGCTGGGTGAAGCGCTGGCGCGCGGTGGTTCCCGGCGTCACCACCGGCGGGGTGATGTTCGCGTTCGGCGGCGGCGCCGGGACCACGCCGCAGAGCACGCTTTCACGGACGAACTTGCCTCGCTGCACTGGCTCGGTGGTGTCAGCCTTGGCGAACGTGGCCAGGAAAGCCGGCTGGGTGAGAAGTCCCGCGCGCTGGGACGGATCAAGATCGAACCGGCTGTCGCCGCCGCCGGTCGGGGGCGGCAGCCCATACAAATTGGCGACCGCCGCCGGTCCGTATGAATACGGAGCGGTGAGCAGAGTCCCCAGGTCCCCCGGTCCACCG
Above is a genomic segment from Polyangia bacterium containing:
- a CDS encoding DUF1552 domain-containing protein, with the protein product MKTLSRRTVLRGAGGVAIGLPLLSAMIGPRRARAAGAVAKRFIVFFSANGTIMNAWKPTGNETTFTLSNILSPLQSHIPDLLIMPGLNNEMSYTSPGGNPHDQGMGTLMTGVGMKIGPSGLGRAGHIIDGSSGGPSVDQVIAKAIGGSTKLSSLALGVNSTSTILEPMVTRLTYRDSYDPITPMDDPGKVFTTLFGDTTATQADMQALQKRRGTVLDAVLSNYMSLMTKVGADDRSKLDHHVTSIRELEKEISSLNTGQSCHGAVPMAPTVSLTPRACLQDGRPATCVGDFPAIGKAQMDLLALAMACDLTRVATLQWSIAESPVVHTQVMASGEHHLMSHDSTKAADLTRVNNWFAQQLSYLLDKLSATTDDGGTSVLDSSVVAWVNEQQDGLTHDRHNLPIVLAGKGNGNMRPGRFVTYNGQPHNQLLAAFVNMFGIPAPSFGDPRYAGVLTGLS
- a CDS encoding sugar ABC transporter substrate-binding protein, which encodes MRKRNWSAVAVAFLVNSAGCNKQSEAPAPAPTPAKTEEAPKPAAASDDGNLGPKVVPGPGYLPECFAPWSKDTKYLQWPAKKPPFRIALVNGYVGNAWRIQMVKTAKAFAKDPAVAPLLKEFKVVSTGTDIAAQLGAIEDFINQGYDGIVTLAVSPEGFDRVIRLADKKGVIIVPFDNVLDTDKVMEVNEDQLSMGKQWGEFLDKILKGRGKVLEVRGLQGNSTERDRHAGFHQIMDGKKYEITEVVGSWDDGKAQKAVADALAVHHKFDAMMVQGGSTGAIRALLDAGHKPIPVATEAENGARKLIAKYHTKGMKGLSLGQSPGLAAIAMKAVIEGLQGKVLPQKISVPIPAADDTTLKDGDNYYSKLSDNFFTPNEFPPCGVNISGVKIMNESETDVK